The Mycolicibacterium smegmatis genome has a window encoding:
- a CDS encoding NAD(P)/FAD-dependent oxidoreductase — MRPARIVIVGSGFAGFECARRLSKQLKRHRSEAVVTLISPVDYLLYTPLLPEVAGGATDPRFATVPLNDRLPEVQFIRAYVDSVDLSARSLRCRDQENMSHELSWDRLVLTPGSISRLFDIPGLAEHGRGLKSTAQALFLRDHIIEQFELARIDEDRERANARKTVVVVGSSYSGTELIAQLCAMASVAVHDFGFEPGDVRLILVERSGRLMPEIGPALAVRAEHVLKRRGVRFLTGVTLSRVAADHVILSDGTRIGTYTVAWVAGVVASPLITATGLPTEKGRLKVGPDLQVPGFDGVFAGGDAAAVPDVTNPGTITPPTAQHATRQGKILARNVAASLGYGSAREYRHRDLGTVVDLGPGFAVANPLNIPLSGFLAKLVTRAYHLYAIPRNANRWAVALGYLTNVLFGRPLVSIGFAQPSWAQFSASEEFMTAPTATQPLDEQMYTDDLRFQEASADRASAPGDRARKAT; from the coding sequence ATGCGCCCAGCCAGAATTGTGATCGTCGGTAGCGGATTCGCCGGCTTCGAATGCGCACGCCGGCTGAGCAAACAGCTGAAACGGCACCGATCCGAGGCAGTCGTGACCCTCATATCTCCGGTCGACTACCTGCTGTACACCCCGCTTCTGCCCGAGGTTGCCGGTGGCGCAACAGATCCACGCTTCGCCACCGTGCCCCTGAACGACAGGCTCCCGGAAGTCCAGTTCATCCGCGCCTATGTCGATTCGGTGGACTTGTCCGCGCGTTCGCTGCGCTGTCGCGATCAGGAGAACATGTCCCACGAGCTTTCGTGGGATCGCCTCGTCCTGACCCCTGGCTCGATCAGTCGCCTGTTCGACATCCCCGGACTCGCCGAACATGGACGCGGGCTCAAATCGACGGCGCAGGCGCTTTTTCTGCGCGATCACATCATCGAACAGTTCGAACTGGCACGCATCGACGAGGACCGTGAACGCGCGAACGCGCGTAAGACGGTGGTGGTTGTCGGATCTTCATATTCCGGAACGGAACTCATCGCACAGCTGTGCGCGATGGCTTCGGTGGCGGTGCACGACTTCGGATTCGAGCCCGGCGACGTACGACTGATCCTGGTGGAGCGTTCGGGACGGTTGATGCCCGAAATCGGGCCTGCGCTGGCAGTTCGCGCCGAACACGTGCTCAAACGGCGCGGCGTACGGTTCCTCACCGGTGTCACACTGTCTCGGGTCGCTGCCGACCACGTCATCCTGAGCGACGGAACCCGCATCGGCACCTACACCGTCGCGTGGGTTGCCGGAGTCGTCGCCAGCCCGCTGATCACGGCCACGGGCCTGCCGACCGAGAAGGGCAGGCTCAAGGTGGGTCCTGATCTGCAGGTCCCCGGTTTCGACGGCGTCTTCGCAGGCGGCGATGCCGCAGCGGTACCCGATGTCACCAATCCCGGGACGATAACGCCGCCGACGGCCCAACACGCCACCAGGCAAGGCAAAATTCTGGCCCGAAACGTCGCCGCAAGCCTCGGCTACGGCAGCGCGCGCGAGTATCGGCACCGCGATCTCGGGACCGTTGTTGACCTGGGTCCCGGGTTCGCCGTCGCCAATCCTCTCAACATCCCGCTCTCCGGGTTTCTGGCGAAACTCGTGACCCGCGCCTACCACCTGTACGCCATTCCGCGTAACGCCAACCGGTGGGCAGTGGCGCTCGGGTATCTCACCAACGTCCTGTTCGGGCGGCCATTGGTGTCGATCGGCTTCGCCCAGCCGTCGTGGGCACAGTTTTCCGCGAGCGAGGAGTTCATGACCGCACCCACGGCGACGCAGCCACTCGACGAGCAGATGTACACCGACGACCTCCGCTTCCAGGAAGCTTCCGCCGACCGGGCCTCGGCGCCGGGCGATCGGGCCAGAAAGGCAACATGA
- a CDS encoding Cof-type HAD-IIB family hydrolase, giving the protein MIRHSPPIRLLLADVDGTLVTHDKVLTHRTLAAVAKLREAGILFAVTSGRPPRGMSKLIEPLGLTTPLAAFNGGLFVRPDLSVIERRMISDDVTAAVIEQLDTDGLTVWVYRGADWLVPDPHGPHVAREARTVGFGPTPIESYPPISRGVSKIVGVSDDHDAVRKAAARLRERFADHVSAATSQPYYVDVTHPDANKGAVVSFLSAAYDIATESIATIGDMANDVAMFRKSGLSIAMGNAGDEVRRAARCVTASNADDGFADAVERFVLP; this is encoded by the coding sequence ATGATCCGCCACTCTCCTCCGATCCGACTGCTACTCGCCGACGTCGACGGCACCCTGGTGACGCACGACAAGGTCCTCACGCATCGCACCCTCGCCGCGGTCGCCAAGCTGCGGGAGGCCGGGATACTGTTCGCCGTCACCAGCGGCCGTCCGCCGCGCGGCATGTCGAAGCTCATCGAACCACTCGGACTGACAACGCCGCTCGCTGCGTTCAACGGCGGGCTGTTCGTGCGGCCGGATCTGTCGGTCATCGAACGACGCATGATTTCGGATGACGTGACAGCGGCGGTGATCGAGCAACTCGACACCGACGGGCTGACCGTATGGGTCTACCGGGGCGCGGACTGGCTGGTGCCCGATCCCCATGGGCCTCATGTGGCGCGGGAGGCCCGGACCGTCGGGTTCGGCCCGACACCGATCGAGAGCTACCCGCCGATCTCACGCGGTGTGTCCAAAATTGTTGGCGTCAGCGATGATCACGACGCGGTACGCAAGGCGGCAGCCCGGTTGCGCGAGCGCTTCGCAGACCACGTGTCGGCGGCGACATCACAACCGTACTACGTCGACGTCACCCATCCCGACGCGAACAAGGGCGCTGTGGTCTCTTTCTTGTCCGCCGCCTACGACATCGCCACGGAGTCGATCGCCACGATCGGCGACATGGCGAACGACGTGGCGATGTTCCGGAAATCGGGGCTCAGCATCGCGATGGGAAACGCCGGCGACGAGGTCAGACGGGCCGCCCGTTGTGTCACCGCCTCGAACGCAGACGACGGGTTCGCCGACGCCGTCGAGCGGTTCGTCCTGCCGTAG
- a CDS encoding RraA family protein, which produces MEPLELLAGRVRTADIVDAMGRLHRHRCHLLDLVSPTPGRRLFGPAVTISYFPACSAALPPDCHNFRRLFYQAIERGGEGCVLVLASNGFTEVSLGGGTKLSRAENHRLAGVLADGRLRDFAELEQYDLAVYCRGETTRWGGDTVTPFEANHPVVIGGVAVFPGDYIFADTSGAAVIPADDVRAVLHTATQVVASDAAVIAGIKNEQLDSS; this is translated from the coding sequence ATGGAGCCCCTTGAGTTGCTCGCCGGCCGGGTGCGTACGGCCGACATCGTCGATGCGATGGGGCGACTGCATCGGCATCGCTGCCATCTTCTCGACCTGGTGAGTCCGACCCCCGGACGCCGGCTCTTCGGGCCCGCGGTGACCATCAGTTACTTTCCTGCCTGTTCGGCCGCCCTGCCGCCCGATTGTCACAACTTCAGGCGGTTGTTCTACCAGGCCATCGAGCGCGGCGGTGAGGGTTGCGTTCTGGTGTTGGCGAGCAACGGTTTCACCGAAGTCTCGTTGGGTGGCGGAACAAAGCTCTCGCGTGCCGAAAACCACCGGCTCGCCGGCGTACTCGCCGATGGTCGGCTGCGCGATTTCGCCGAACTCGAGCAGTACGACCTGGCTGTCTATTGTCGTGGCGAAACAACACGGTGGGGCGGCGACACTGTCACCCCCTTCGAGGCGAACCATCCGGTCGTGATCGGCGGGGTGGCGGTTTTTCCCGGCGACTACATTTTCGCCGACACCTCCGGGGCCGCGGTCATTCCCGCCGACGACGTGCGTGCGGTGCTGCATACCGCCACCCAGGTCGTCGCCTCCGACGCGGCTGTCATCGCCGGCATCAAGAACGAACAGCTGGATTCGTCGTAG
- a CDS encoding transketolase, which produces MNESNDRIDTTLVGRLARQLRADAIRASTAAGSGHPTSSMSAADLTAVLLARHLSYDWERPDHPDNDHFILSKGHASPLLYAAFKAVGVITDTELMTGYRRFGSRLQGHPTPVLPWVDVASGSLGQGIAIGVGVALAGKFLDRSGFHVWTLCGDSEMAEGSVWEALDKAGYYGLSNFTVIVDVNRLGQRGPTEFGWDLETYAKRVEAFGARAISVDGHRLEAIDQALTAARNTTQPTVILARTVKGRGFSEVEDREGWHGKAFPPEMARRALAELGEVEGLTVAGPKPASRSGQSSAPGAGNPDGFSDRPRYAPGEKVATRAAYGAAVAALGAVNRRVVALDGEVSNSTGAAEFTEHHPERYFEMFIAEQQLVASSVGLHVRHYIPFASTFAAFLTRAHDFIRMAAVSQANICLIGSHAGVEIGADGPSQMALEDLAMMRSVHGATVLYPSDATSTVALVDLMADADGVRYLRTTRGAYPVLYEPATVFTIGGSHTLRSSSADDVTLIGAGVTVHQCLAAAESLHRDGIAARVIDVYSVKPIDRDTLLEAVRDTGARLVIAEDHHPEGGLGSAVLEAISGAETPRLKLMHLAVRAMPGSGTPAELLADAAIDAASIDKAARHLLQADDGRSDDGRSDDGRSDDDETLTA; this is translated from the coding sequence TTGAATGAATCGAACGATCGCATCGACACCACGCTGGTGGGGCGACTGGCGCGGCAACTGCGCGCCGACGCCATCCGAGCCAGCACTGCCGCCGGCTCCGGACATCCGACTTCGAGCATGTCGGCCGCCGATCTGACGGCGGTTCTGCTCGCTCGCCACCTCAGCTATGACTGGGAGCGCCCGGATCACCCTGACAACGACCACTTCATCCTGTCCAAAGGGCATGCCTCGCCGCTGTTGTACGCCGCGTTCAAAGCCGTCGGTGTCATCACCGACACGGAACTGATGACCGGCTACCGCCGCTTCGGCTCACGCCTGCAAGGCCACCCCACGCCTGTGTTGCCGTGGGTCGACGTTGCCAGCGGCTCACTGGGACAGGGGATCGCCATCGGGGTCGGCGTCGCGCTCGCGGGCAAGTTCCTCGACAGGTCTGGATTTCACGTGTGGACGCTGTGCGGCGACAGTGAGATGGCCGAGGGGTCGGTCTGGGAGGCACTGGACAAGGCCGGCTATTACGGCCTTTCGAACTTCACCGTCATCGTCGATGTCAACCGGTTGGGCCAGCGCGGACCCACCGAGTTCGGTTGGGATCTGGAGACCTACGCCAAACGCGTGGAAGCTTTCGGTGCGCGGGCGATCTCCGTCGACGGCCATCGCCTGGAGGCCATCGACCAGGCGCTCACCGCCGCGCGTAACACAACGCAGCCGACGGTGATCCTCGCGAGAACCGTCAAGGGTCGCGGTTTCAGCGAAGTCGAGGACCGAGAGGGTTGGCATGGCAAGGCTTTCCCGCCCGAAATGGCGCGGCGCGCACTGGCCGAGCTCGGCGAGGTCGAGGGTCTGACCGTCGCGGGACCGAAACCGGCGTCACGCTCCGGTCAATCGTCGGCGCCCGGGGCGGGCAATCCGGATGGGTTCTCGGACCGGCCGCGTTACGCACCGGGTGAGAAGGTCGCCACCCGGGCGGCATACGGAGCCGCGGTGGCCGCACTGGGCGCGGTCAATCGCCGGGTGGTGGCGCTCGACGGCGAAGTCAGCAACTCCACCGGCGCCGCAGAGTTCACCGAGCACCACCCCGAGCGATACTTCGAAATGTTCATCGCCGAGCAACAACTCGTTGCCTCTTCCGTCGGTCTCCATGTCCGCCACTACATTCCGTTCGCATCGACCTTTGCCGCGTTTTTGACCCGGGCGCATGACTTCATCCGCATGGCGGCCGTCTCACAGGCGAACATCTGCCTGATCGGGTCCCATGCCGGCGTCGAGATCGGTGCCGACGGACCCTCTCAGATGGCGCTGGAAGACCTGGCGATGATGCGGTCCGTCCACGGCGCGACCGTCCTCTATCCCAGCGACGCGACAAGTACGGTCGCGCTGGTCGACCTGATGGCGGATGCCGATGGGGTCCGTTATCTGAGGACCACCCGTGGTGCCTACCCGGTCCTCTACGAGCCGGCCACCGTGTTCACCATCGGCGGCTCCCACACGCTGCGGTCCAGCAGCGCCGACGACGTCACCCTGATCGGTGCCGGTGTCACCGTCCACCAATGCCTGGCCGCCGCCGAATCGCTGCACCGCGACGGGATCGCGGCCCGCGTCATCGATGTCTACTCCGTCAAGCCGATCGACCGGGACACGCTGCTCGAAGCTGTGCGCGACACCGGTGCACGATTGGTCATCGCCGAGGACCATCACCCCGAGGGTGGACTCGGCTCGGCCGTGCTCGAGGCCATCTCGGGTGCGGAAACACCGCGTCTGAAGCTGATGCACCTGGCCGTTCGCGCCATGCCGGGCTCGGGAACTCCTGCCGAACTGCTCGCGGATGCCGCGATAGACGCGGCAAGTATCGACAAGGCTGCGCGACACCTGTTGCAGGCCGACGACGGCCGATCCGACGACGGCCGATCCGACGACGGCCGATCCGACGACGACGAGACGCTGACGGCCTGA
- the ctaD gene encoding aa3-type cytochrome oxidase subunit I — MTTHAPSAGELLARRPFPQRLGPRWTLLYKLVTTTDHKLIGMMYVVACFIFFFIGGLMALLLRTELAVPGLQFLSNEQYNQLFTMHGTVMLLFYATPIVFGFANLVVPLQIGAPDVAFPRLNALSFWLFLFGASIALGGFLAPGGPADFGWTAYTPLSNAMHSPGAGGDLWIFGLIVGGLGTILGAVNMITTVVCMRAPGMIMFRMPIFTWNILVTSVIVLVAFPLLTSALFGLAADRNLGAHVFDSANGGTMLWEHLFWFFGHPEVYIIALPFFGIVTEIFPVFSRKPVFGYTTLVYATISIGALSIAVWAHHLYATGAVLLPFFSFMTFMIAVPTGIKFVNWIGTMWKGQLTFETPMLFSVGFLVTFLLGGLTGVILASPPLDFHVTDSYFVVAHFHYVLFGTIVFATYAGVYFWFPKMTGRLLDDRLGKLHFWLTLIGFHTTFLVHHWLGAEGMPRRYADYLPTDGFTTLNIVSTIGSFILGVSMLPFVWNVFKSWRYGEPVTVDDPWGYGNSLEWATSCPPPRHNFTELPRIRSERPAFELHYPHMIERLRAESHPGRTQGGPGAVTLPQPQARSHPVE, encoded by the coding sequence TTGACGACCCACGCTCCATCGGCAGGAGAACTCCTGGCGCGGAGACCGTTTCCGCAACGGCTCGGCCCCAGGTGGACGCTGCTGTACAAGTTGGTGACCACAACCGACCACAAGTTGATCGGGATGATGTACGTCGTCGCGTGCTTCATCTTCTTCTTCATCGGCGGATTGATGGCACTGCTGCTCCGCACCGAGTTGGCGGTACCCGGCCTGCAGTTCCTCTCCAACGAGCAGTACAACCAGCTGTTCACCATGCACGGCACGGTGATGCTGCTGTTCTATGCCACTCCCATCGTGTTCGGGTTCGCCAACCTCGTGGTGCCTCTGCAGATCGGCGCCCCCGATGTGGCGTTTCCGCGACTGAATGCGTTGTCGTTCTGGCTCTTTCTCTTCGGTGCGTCGATCGCACTCGGCGGCTTCCTCGCCCCGGGTGGGCCCGCCGACTTCGGGTGGACCGCCTACACCCCGCTGTCGAACGCCATGCACTCGCCGGGCGCGGGTGGTGATCTGTGGATCTTCGGATTGATCGTCGGTGGACTGGGCACCATCCTCGGTGCGGTCAACATGATCACCACGGTGGTGTGCATGCGCGCACCGGGCATGATCATGTTCCGGATGCCGATCTTCACCTGGAACATCCTGGTGACCAGCGTGATCGTGCTGGTCGCTTTCCCGCTTCTGACCTCGGCGCTGTTCGGCCTGGCCGCGGACCGCAATCTGGGCGCACACGTCTTCGACTCGGCCAACGGCGGGACCATGTTGTGGGAGCACCTGTTCTGGTTCTTCGGCCATCCCGAGGTCTACATCATCGCGTTGCCCTTCTTCGGCATCGTCACCGAGATCTTCCCGGTGTTCTCCCGCAAACCGGTCTTCGGCTACACCACGCTGGTCTACGCCACCATCTCCATCGGAGCTCTGTCGATCGCGGTGTGGGCCCACCACCTCTACGCCACCGGCGCGGTGCTGCTGCCGTTCTTCTCCTTCATGACGTTCATGATCGCGGTGCCGACCGGGATCAAATTCGTCAACTGGATCGGCACCATGTGGAAGGGCCAGTTGACGTTCGAGACGCCGATGTTGTTCTCGGTGGGCTTTCTCGTGACGTTCCTGCTCGGTGGGCTCACCGGGGTGATCCTGGCCAGCCCGCCACTGGACTTCCACGTCACCGACAGCTATTTCGTCGTGGCGCACTTCCATTACGTGCTGTTCGGCACGATCGTCTTCGCAACGTACGCCGGGGTGTACTTCTGGTTTCCGAAGATGACGGGCCGACTGCTGGATGACCGGCTCGGCAAGCTGCACTTCTGGCTGACCCTCATCGGATTCCACACCACATTCCTGGTGCACCACTGGCTCGGCGCAGAAGGCATGCCACGCCGATACGCCGACTACCTGCCCACCGACGGGTTCACCACCCTCAACATCGTTTCCACCATCGGTTCGTTCATCCTGGGCGTCTCGATGCTGCCGTTCGTGTGGAACGTGTTCAAGAGCTGGCGATACGGCGAGCCCGTCACGGTCGACGATCCGTGGGGCTACGGCAACTCCCTGGAGTGGGCCACCAGCTGCCCGCCGCCGCGGCACAACTTCACCGAGCTGCCCAGAATCCGTTCCGAGCGACCAGCTTTCGAGTTGCACTATCCCCACATGATCGAGCGGCTTCGTGCCGAGTCCCACCCCGGGCGCACCCAGGGAGGACCCGGTGCGGTGACGCTTCCACAACCACAGGCGAGGAGCCATCCCGTTGAATGA
- a CDS encoding GNAT family N-acetyltransferase has protein sequence MNPSGDRRHVELDPVTRQIRTHRLMLRPWRLDDDVAACAIYGDPEVARWLCPALPNAVDRKDMRHVLGSWIAESDSEGLPLGRWAITDHRSGQVIGGVTLLPLPPGRSDLEIGWQIAPAMWGHGYGSEAGHAVAHQAFENAGLSEVFAVMRPGNRRAVATARRVGMEWVGETTKYYGLSLQVYRLRKADLDLPEPGCASRT, from the coding sequence ATGAACCCCTCAGGCGATCGACGCCACGTCGAACTCGATCCCGTGACGCGACAGATCCGCACACACCGTCTGATGTTGCGGCCGTGGCGTCTGGACGATGATGTCGCGGCGTGTGCGATCTACGGAGACCCGGAGGTGGCTCGCTGGCTGTGTCCGGCGCTGCCCAACGCCGTCGACCGCAAGGACATGCGACATGTGTTGGGCTCCTGGATCGCCGAGAGCGACTCCGAGGGATTGCCGTTGGGGCGATGGGCAATCACCGACCACCGATCCGGACAGGTGATCGGGGGAGTGACTCTTCTCCCGCTTCCGCCCGGGCGCAGCGACCTGGAGATCGGATGGCAGATCGCCCCCGCGATGTGGGGTCACGGATACGGCTCGGAAGCCGGCCATGCCGTCGCGCACCAGGCCTTCGAGAACGCCGGCCTCAGCGAGGTGTTCGCGGTCATGCGGCCAGGAAATCGTCGTGCCGTGGCCACCGCGCGGCGGGTCGGTATGGAGTGGGTCGGCGAGACCACGAAGTACTACGGGTTGTCGCTGCAGGTGTATCGACTCCGGAAGGCGGACCTGGATCTGCCGGAACCGGGTTGTGCCTCGCGGACCTGA
- a CDS encoding SDR family NAD(P)-dependent oxidoreductase encodes MHLEGKKVVVVGGSAGIGRRVAADVVDHGGSAVVVGHSKARVDETLDDLVNRGGDAWGISAELTDRDAVTDIQRVLGEQHRDATLLVNAAGFFIPKPFLEYGQLDYDAYMELNYALFFLTQTVVRGMIAGGDGGSIVNIGSMWAHQALGVTPSTGHSMQKAGLHALTHNLAIELARHKIRVNAVSPAAVRTPALQRWFPTDEIDATLGEFAPLHPLGRVGTPTDIAGAIRYLLSDESSWITGMILNVDGGFTAGRN; translated from the coding sequence ATGCATCTGGAGGGGAAGAAGGTGGTCGTCGTCGGCGGCAGCGCCGGTATCGGCCGCCGGGTCGCCGCCGACGTCGTCGACCACGGTGGCAGCGCGGTGGTCGTCGGGCACTCGAAAGCCCGTGTCGACGAGACCCTGGACGATCTGGTGAACCGGGGTGGCGACGCCTGGGGTATTTCCGCGGAGCTGACCGACCGCGATGCCGTCACCGATATCCAGCGCGTGCTCGGCGAGCAACACCGAGACGCCACGTTGCTCGTCAATGCGGCCGGATTCTTCATCCCCAAACCGTTTCTCGAGTACGGGCAACTGGACTACGACGCGTACATGGAGCTCAACTATGCGCTGTTTTTCCTCACCCAGACCGTGGTGCGCGGCATGATCGCCGGCGGCGATGGTGGTTCCATCGTCAACATCGGCAGCATGTGGGCGCATCAGGCGCTCGGCGTCACTCCTTCGACGGGGCATTCGATGCAGAAGGCCGGCCTGCACGCGCTCACCCACAATCTGGCCATTGAACTCGCCCGGCACAAGATCCGCGTCAACGCGGTGTCGCCGGCCGCGGTGAGAACCCCGGCTCTTCAGCGGTGGTTCCCCACGGACGAGATCGATGCCACACTCGGCGAGTTCGCACCGCTTCACCCGCTCGGGCGAGTCGGTACTCCGACCGACATTGCAGGCGCCATCAGGTATCTGCTCTCCGACGAGTCGAGTTGGATCACGGGAATGATCCTCAACGTCGACGGAGGATTCACGGCGGGGCGGAACTGA